The Garciella nitratireducens DSM 15102 region GGCTTAGGAAAGGAGAAAATTTTACCTCCCAACAGCTCCTCGACCTCAGCGGTTCCACGTCTACTGGAATACTTTGTGTCAGATAAAATGCTACGAATTAATTTTTCATTATGACGCATCTTTTGTACTATCCGATATTCGTCTGAATTTGTTCGGTAGCCGATAATCTCTTGATTCATATACCTTCTTGCTTTTTCTTTTCCCCATCTCCAAACAAACTGAACATTGTTTCTTAACGACTTCGGTGGATATATTTCAATAGAATTATCTCTTTCTTCTAATCCAATTTTAAAGAATCCATCCTCACAAGGTTCATCAAGGTATAAATAAAATGGATAAAATAAGTTAGGACGGTTTCCTTTATGAAAAGCTTCATTACTATTATATAGAGGATGAATATTAAATCCCCCTTTGTCATCTATGTATTTAAAATTCTTATCTGTATCCGGTAACATGTTAGTTTCTGCTTCTTCATTATTCTTTACATAGAAAAGACAGTATTCATGCATTTTACCTATATGTCCGTAGTCACGTCCATTTGGTGTTGAATTAATGACAAAATTTCCAACAAAATTTTCTTCGCCAAAAACATCATCACATAGTAATTTTAAGTTATGACATTCATTGTCATCAATACTAATATAGATTACACCATTATCTTTAAGTAAATCTCGAGCAAGTAAAAGGCGCGGGTACATAAACATCAACCAAGCAGAATGAGAAGCCGAACCACGTTTTGTTAAGTCTAAAATACGTTGTGCCTGTTCTTCGCTAATGCTTAATTTTTCCGAAAGTTCTTCCACAGTAAAATTGAACTGGTCATTATACACAAATCCATCTGTTCCAGTGTTATAAGGAGGATCAATATAAATGCATTTAACTTGACGTGAATAGGACTTCAAAAGATGTTTTAATCCATCAAGGTTGTCGCCACTTATGTAGATATTTTCACTGTTCATATTTTCTGGTTTTGAGTTATGTTCCTCGTCTGGCACGACAACAGTTGTAGTATCAATTGAAGCCAACAATCGGGCATAATTTTTTCCTAAAAACTTGAGTTCATAACCCTCTCCTGTGACAGCAATCTTATCACTTAAAAATTCCTTAAACCGTTCAATATCAAAGGACCCATCTGCCTTAAAACAAGAGGGGAAATTTTCTTTTAATACAGCCATTTCTCGACAGTTCGGTGTTGCACTATCATTGGCATTCATAATATCCTTAATCATTGTTATCATTCACCTTGCCTTTCTCAATTTTATCAGGTACAAACTCTAAAATATCACAAATGTCACATTCTAAAGCTGTGCATATTTTTTGAAGTATTTCTGTATTTACATTTTCGTTTCTGCCAAGCTTTGTGATAGTTGCCGAGCTAACACCGGAAAGGCGTTGCAAATCTTTCTTTTTCATATTCTTATCAATTAGCAGCTTCCATAGCTTGTTATAATGTATTGCCATTTTTTGCACCTCCCACAAATATTAATAATTATATCACAAAAACACGCTATAAACAGTATAAATTTTTAATCTCACATTATCTTTCATCTGTTTCAATCATAATTTTCTATTTACGCATTTAATCAAAGGGGTTCAAATCAAGGCTTTTAGACAAAAAAGTCGGAAAGTCTAATTGAAAAATGCAAAACTACAGCATTCAGCCTTCTTAAACTAAATATCGCTTTAGCTCAGATTTGAGCAAAAGCATAAGCATTACAGCTGTCTTTACCGGAAAAAGACAGGCTGTTTTTTTTATTTTGGGGGTTCGAATCAATAGAATTCTTCGCTTATGAATGAAGAAGAAAAATATTTTTAGAAAATCCTCAACTAATGTGTTCTACCAAGGCTATAAGGTGAGAGGAAAAATAATCCCCCAATGAAAGCATAGTTTTTCTCTCACTGCTCCTTGACAACTGAATACCCCGAAATGCAAGAAATACTTCAAGGTGAATATGCCATGACGATAATTCCGAGCGTAATCCTTGAAAGATAACGAGGTTGTGTCAAACAAGGCAAACCCTCTGGAACAGTAGCGTTTCGGGTCATTTATAACAGGCAAGGAGGTGAAGTAACTGAAAACAAAATATGATAACTTGCCACAGAAGCTTAAAGATAAGCCACAGTTTTGCTGTTGGAAATATGAAGAACGAAGTGGTAGAAAAACCAAAGTTCCCTATAACCCGGTAACGGGAAAAAGGGCAAAAGCAAATCAGCGGAGTACATTTAAAGATTTTAGTTTGGCGGTAGCTGCTATAAGTGATTATGACGGTATTGGCTTTTTGGTGGGTAATGACATTTGTGTTATCGACTTAGATGATTGCTTTGATAGCAGCGGTAAGCTTAAGCCTGTTGCCCAAAATGTTGTAGAGGCTTTTAGTGGTTGCTATATGGAACACAGTCCATCTGGAAAAGGGTTGCATATCTTCTTTAAGGCCACTGGCTATGACTTTGACAAAACAAAATACTATATCAACAACAGAAAGCTGGGAGTTGAAGTCTATGTGGCTGGAGCAACTAATCGTTTTGTTACCGTAACGGGCAATGTATTTGCAGATGGTGATATACCTGAGAAATCGAATGAGCTACAGATGATACTAGACAAGTATATGCTACGTCCTGCCCCTGTGAAGCAAATTCTGGATACAGAAAGCCAATCCTATCTGTCTGACAAGTCTGTTATTGAGAAGGCATTAAAATCGGCAAATGGAGAAAAA contains the following coding sequences:
- a CDS encoding site-specific DNA-methyltransferase codes for the protein MIKDIMNANDSATPNCREMAVLKENFPSCFKADGSFDIERFKEFLSDKIAVTGEGYELKFLGKNYARLLASIDTTTVVVPDEEHNSKPENMNSENIYISGDNLDGLKHLLKSYSRQVKCIYIDPPYNTGTDGFVYNDQFNFTVEELSEKLSISEEQAQRILDLTKRGSASHSAWLMFMYPRLLLARDLLKDNGVIYISIDDNECHNLKLLCDDVFGEENFVGNFVINSTPNGRDYGHIGKMHEYCLFYVKNNEEAETNMLPDTDKNFKYIDDKGGFNIHPLYNSNEAFHKGNRPNLFYPFYLYLDEPCEDGFFKIGLEERDNSIEIYPPKSLRNNVQFVWRWGKEKARRYMNQEIIGYRTNSDEYRIVQKMRHNEKLIRSILSDTKYSSRRGTAEVEELLGGKIFSFPKPLSLISDLIKVGMNEDDIIVDFFSGSASTAHSVMQLNAEDSGRRKFIMVQIPEPVLPNSDAEKAGYKTIDEIGMERIRRAATEIKEDYPDTTVDLGFKHYTLVEPEQNTLDKLEKFDPTENKLFADKDILSDFGKPTVLATWLVRDGYGLTADAEELNFAGYNGYYIGKHLYLIDPELSNKAIEAIVVKYETDGSFNPENVVLFGYSFTWTEMEALKINLKRLKDTEKNLRINFDIRY
- a CDS encoding helix-turn-helix domain-containing protein yields the protein MAIHYNKLWKLLIDKNMKKKDLQRLSGVSSATITKLGRNENVNTEILQKICTALECDICDILEFVPDKIEKGKVNDNND